In bacterium, the following are encoded in one genomic region:
- a CDS encoding lysophospholipid acyltransferase family protein, producing the protein MGYWILRFLFIVLLKIFFRFRVEGRENLPRKTNFIVAANHASFLDALVVGTAIGQRTYWIASRKLYRVLWLRVFFMLIDAIPSGNASRTVVALLERNKNVGLFPEGHVTRDGRMHEFKSGAALMAIKTGRPIVPCAIIGTYEALPINGRFPKLFSPITIKIGKPKYLFKEFDEVIDDVRLQEGMMRIKKTIKELMHAC; encoded by the coding sequence ATGGGATACTGGATCTTACGATTTCTGTTTATAGTATTATTAAAAATATTTTTTCGTTTTCGTGTCGAGGGAAGAGAGAATCTTCCCCGTAAAACCAATTTTATTGTTGCGGCAAACCATGCCAGTTTCTTGGACGCTTTGGTGGTGGGGACAGCTATTGGGCAGCGCACCTATTGGATCGCTTCGCGAAAATTATATCGGGTGCTATGGTTACGGGTATTTTTCATGTTGATTGACGCAATCCCGAGCGGGAATGCGTCGCGTACGGTTGTGGCGCTCTTGGAGCGCAATAAGAATGTCGGGCTGTTTCCCGAAGGGCACGTGACGCGGGATGGACGCATGCATGAATTCAAAAGCGGTGCAGCGCTTATGGCAATAAAGACTGGCAGGCCGATCGTGCCCTGTGCGATTATCGGTACGTATGAAGCGTTGCCGATTAATGGGAGGTTCCCAAAATTGTTCTCTCCCATAACCATAAAAATCGGTAAACCAAAATATCTTTTTAAGGAGTTCGATGAGGTTATAGATGATGTTCGTCTGCAGGAGGGAATGATGCGGATCAAGAAAACGATAAAGGAGCTCATGCATGCCTGTTGA